From the genome of Colias croceus chromosome 9, ilColCroc2.1, one region includes:
- the LOC123694687 gene encoding condensin complex subunit 2: MVENPITSTPASIARLSIGGSNSIRRRSLIPQTRVNVVRDEERNDDDAERSSLVASERAVATSTPHSGSPRRGRDTMSSSPLKEHFQGCLKLYAENKINKDNAWNLQLIDFMTSMLRRHDSRMDNLQTASTVVDASARIYSFRVDAVHYDVLKMAGGLVKAAQSKRGKKDDDEAANEEGTEEGNTAAPKKKKKRSKGAIASNPEVFNGDFDANDCVDPFFERLAATAGDVTSSNRAFNATLPIHDKTLALILRTDKQFLETIKENIPEDIDLTEKIKLPTKLIAPFTERDHICEPFAGFSINNWDPDTEDSDTRVNNWVEDNQLNLSQQAVAFDVNAEVEPIPQDDVQNDIFEEEPLGGIESEEEADVAVAACVARLGGAAGARLADMRPSAPHHARLEYSYCGAVLAAWAGPAHWRLRNNRASKMTERTQSTAGRLTVEGKKPARTKRQLDFLGAGLAFDSRAEPTGEYEPTQPAKIMISRKTLATGHTWNEANFKTPIDRGLDETHFRKLFLRKNVMMLRKRDLERSKEQEPAPLAVDNQDYDYNNENDASYCPNTLPEGDEWGHEDGATVSNPHALMPGTEPTDGELGDMLEPPTKIAKIFIPYAMRAKKVDMKQLKHCTWKMLTEKTPEGEKEDVSETTFFSVYSRLPNKLSSNMREALSVPLALLSVLHLANEKGLILEKNEDLRDFDILGLIK, from the exons ATGGTCGAAAATCCAATAACTTCGACGCCGGCTTCTATAGCAAGACTGAGTATTGGCGGGAGCAATTCCATACGCAGGCGAAGTCTTATTCCACAAACCCGAGTGAACGTAGTTCGAGATGag gAACGTAATGACGATGATGCGGAAAGATCGTCTTTGGTGGCTTCAGAGAGGGCTGTGGCTACGTCAACTCCTCACTCCGGATCCCCGAGAAGAGGGAGGGATACTATGAGTTCATCACCATTAAAAGAACATTTCCAAGGATGCCTTAAACTTTACGCTGAAAAT aaaataaataaggacAATGCTTGGAATTTACAACTAATAGACTTCATGACATCAATGTTGCGTCGCCACGATTCTAGAATGGATAACTTACAAACAGCCTCTACTGTTGTGGATGCATCGGCAAGAATTTATTCATTTCGTGTAGATGCTGTGCACTAtgatgtattaaaaatggctGGCGGCTTGGTAAAAGCTGCtcag AGTAAAAGAGGTAAaaaagatgatgatgaagCCGCAAATGAGGAAGGCACTGAAGAAGGGAATACCGCTGCTcctaagaaaaagaaaaagagaTCCAAAGGTGCAATAGCATCAAACCCTGAAGTGTTTAATGGAGACTTTGATGCTAACGATTGTGTTG ATCCATTTTTTGAAAGGCTAGCAGCAACAGCAGGCGATGTTACATCATCTAACAGGGCATTCAATGCGACATTACCAATACATGACAAAACACTAGCTTTGATATTGAG aACTGACAAACAATTTTTAGAAACTATAAAGGAGAACATACCAGAAGATATTGACCTGACAGAAAAGATAAAACTGCCCACAAAGCTAATAGCTCCCTTCACTGAACGGGATCATATCTGTGAGCCGTTTGCTGGTTTCTCTATAAACAATTGGGATCCAGATACTGAAGACTc aGATACCCGTGTAAATAACTGGGTTGAGGATAATCAACTGAATCTATCGCAACAAGCTGTGGCTTTTGATGTTAATGCTGAAGTTGAGCCTATACCACAGGATGATGtacaaaatgatatatttg AGGAGGAGCCGCTGGGCGGTATCGAGAGCGAGGAGGAAGCGGACGTGGCGGTGGCTGCGTGCGTGGCGCGGCTGGGCGGCGCGGCGGGCGCGCGGCTGGCGGACATGCGGCCCAGCGCGCCGCACCACGCGCGCCTCGAGTACTCGTACTGCGGCGCCGTGCTCGCGGCCTGGGCGGGCCCGGCGCACTGGCGGCTGCGGAACAACAGAG CATCAAAAATGACGGAAAGGACGCAATCAACCGCCGGTCGATTGACGGTAGAGGGCAAAAAGCCAGCTCGTACGAAACGACAATTGGACTTCTTGGGCGCGGGTCTGGCGTTCGATTCCCGCGCAGAGCCCACTGGGGAGTATGAACCGACACAACCAGCGAAAATAATGATTAGCAGGAAGACATTGGCCACTGGGCACACGTGGAATGAGGCTAATTTCAAAACTCCTATTGACAG aGGTCTAGACGAGACGCATTTCCGCAAATTATTCCTGCGCAAAAACGTGATGATGTTACGCAAAAGAGATTTGGAGCGAAGCAAGGAACAAGAGCCGGCGCCGCTGGCCGTCGACAATCAGGACTATGATTATAACAATGAAAACGACGCGTCTTATTGTCCTAATACTTTACCG GAAGGAGACGAGTGGGGTCACGAAGACGGTGCGACTGTATCGAACCCGCACGCGCTGATGCCGGGAACGGAGCCCACGGACGGGGAACTGGGAGATATGCTCGAGCCACCCACTAAG atCGCCAAAATATTCATTCCCTACGCGATGCGAGCGAAAAAGGTCGACATGAAACAACTGAAACATTGCACTTGGAAAATGTTAACGGAAAAAACTCCAGAGGGGGAGAAAGAGGATGTCTCCGAAACGACATTCTTTTCCGTTTATTCCCGTTTACCGaataaattatcatcaaaTATGCGAGAAGCGCTCAGTGTGCCTCTAGCTTTGTTATCCGTGCTCCATTTGGCGAACGAAAAAGGTCTCATTCTAGAAAAGAACGAAGATCTCCGGGACTTTGACATTTTGGGACTTATTAAGTGA